Proteins from a genomic interval of Lycium ferocissimum isolate CSIRO_LF1 chromosome 2, AGI_CSIRO_Lferr_CH_V1, whole genome shotgun sequence:
- the LOC132039165 gene encoding NAC domain-containing protein 54-like isoform X1, producing MAPVSLPPGFRFHPTDEELVVYYLKRKINAKKIELEIIRDVDLYKCEPWDLPGKSLLPSKDLEWYFFSPRDRKYPNGSRTNRATKAGYWKATGKDRKVNSQMRPVGMKKTLVYYKGRAPHGARTDWVMHEYRLDERECEVANGLQDAYALCRIIKKSLNGPKIGDHYGRATSDRSSSIDHVYSEGRYDHHDMESSHHEYGLMPSSSPATSMAVHGSPMNMNNIGSASSDDKWMQYLSNEAFSYNNSSQPIPSYGTLPFPPPKVDIALECARLQHRFTLPPLEIQDFPQVGYVDAKIPQSNFIHQTSNQTQLASQNLINQDSWGGNSSGPVDDFSFLIPPNNNQIPHDLDSLNFMEQLKEDQNVIRSIDIGDFDHEDFKSARMVENLRWIGMSDRDLEKTFLEGYKTVPIENVSAVQKEEYELQGENSGHNSFNGFNETATNNFSIGFDNSANDNSLYDGDTDGFSNSPSFEVYEKIEVNHGFFIATRQATKTFYHHVAPSRTLRIHRNLVTVHDFPIYNIEKSDSKSTITKDKTFLDNFVTRPWTTTMRTLVGMVAILQTFWVYIGECLESEEKGFKLEDKKGVYEEYCLVEKEEKKKVQDFKWDFHKQNEFPIGDKEEGKYCNVGVEKKWPNYLTLVVALSSIWLHHIIVPSF from the exons ATGGCACCTGTTTCATTGCCCCCAGGTTTTAGGTTTCATCCCACTGATGAAGAACTTGTGGTTTattatttgaaaagaaaaatcaatgcCAAGAAAATTGAACTTGAGATCATTCGTGATGTTGATCTTTACAAATGTGAGCCATGGGATTTACcag GGAAGTCCCTATTGCCTAGCAAAGATCTTGAATGGTATTTCTTCAGTCCCCGTGACCGTAAATATCCAAACGGATCAAGGACCAATAGGGCAACGAAAGCTGGATATTGGAAGGCCACCGGAAAGGACAGGAAAGTAAATTCACAGATGAGGCCAGTGGGGATGAAGAAAACATTGGTGTATTATAAGGGGAGAGCACCTCATGGAGCTCGAACTGATTGGGTTATGCATGAATATCGATTAGACGAACGAGAATGTGAAGTTGCAAATGGCTTGcag GATGCTTATGCACTTTGCCGTATAATCAAGAAGAGTTTGAACGGTCCGAAAATTGGGGACCATTATGGTAGGGCAACAAGTGATAGATCCTCTAGCATTGATCATGTTTATTCTGAGGGAAGATATGATCATCACGATATGGAGAGCTCTCATCATGAGTATGGATTAATGCCATCATCATCGCCAGCTACATCCATGGCTGTACATGGCTCTCCTATGAATATGAATAATATTGGTTCTGCTTCAAGTGATGATAAATGGATGCAATATTTGTCGAATGAAGCTTTTAGTTACAACAACAGTAGTCAGCCCATTCCAAGTTACGGAACTTTGCCATTTCCCCCACCCAAG GTTGATATAGCATTAGAGTGTGCAAGGTTGCAGCATAGGTTCACATTACCTCCATTGGAGATTCAAGACTTCCCTCAAGTTGGCTATGTTGATGCTAAGATTCCTCAATCAAATTTTATCCATCAAACCTCAAACCAAACCCAATTAGCTTCACAAAATCTAATCAATCAAGACTCATGGGGTGGAAATTCAAGTGGTCCCGTTGATGACTTCTCTTTTCTGATTCCTCCTAATAATAACCAAATCCCTCATGACTTGGATTCACTCAATTTCATGGAACAATTGAAGGAAGATCAGAATGTAATTAGGTCCATTGATATTGGAGATTTTGATCACGAGGACTTCAAATCTGCTAGAATGGTGGAAAATTTGAGATGGATAGGAATGTCAGACAGGGATCTTGAGAAG ACATTTCTGGAGGGTTATAAAACTGTTCCAATAGAAAATGTTTCAGCTGTCCAGAAAGAAGAATATGAGCTTCAAG GTGAAAACAGTGGTCACAACAGCTTCAATGGATTCAATGAAACTGCAACAAACAACTTCTCTATAGGATTTGACAACAGTGCAAATGACAACTCGTTATATGACGGAGACACTGATGGTTTTTCGAATTCCCCAAGCTTTGAAGTGTATgaaaaaattgaagtgaatcatgGGTTTTTTATAGCTACCAGGCAAGCAACCAAGACATTCTATCATCACGTGGCACCTTCTAGGACACTTAGGATTCATAGAAACCTAGTAACAGTCCATGATTTtcctatatataatatagaaaAATCAGATTCAAAAAGTACTATTACTAAAGATAAAACATTTCTTGATAATTTTGTCACAAGACCATGGACAACAACTATGAGAACTTTGGTGGGTATGGTTGCAATTTTACAAACTTTTTGGGTCTACATTGGTGAATGCTTGGAATCGGAGGAAAAAGGTTTCAAATTAGAAGACAAGAAGGGTGTCTATGAAGAGTATTGCTTAGTAgaaaaggaggagaagaagaaagttCAAGATTTTAAATGggattttcataagcaaaatgaaTTCCCAATTGGTGACAAAGAAGAAGGGAAATATTGCAATGTGGGTGTGGAAAAGAAATGGCCTAATTATCTCACACTTGTAGTAGCTCTTTCTAGCATTTGGTTGCACCATATAATTGTCCCTtcattttga
- the LOC132039165 gene encoding NAC domain-containing protein 54-like isoform X2, translating into MAPVSLPPGFRFHPTDEELVVYYLKRKINAKKIELEIIRDVDLYKCEPWDLPGKSLLPSKDLEWYFFSPRDRKYPNGSRTNRATKAGYWKATGKDRKVNSQMRPVGMKKTLVYYKGRAPHGARTDWVMHEYRLDERECEVANGLQDAYALCRIIKKSLNGPKIGDHYGRATSDRSSSIDHVYSEGRYDHHDMESSHHEYGLMPSSSPATSMAVHGSPMNMNNIGSASSDDKWMQYLSNEAFSYNNSSQPIPSYGTLPFPPPKVDIALECARLQHRFTLPPLEIQDFPQVGYVDAKIPQSNFIHQTSNQTQLASQNLINQDSWGGNSSGPVDDFSFLIPPNNNQIPHDLDSLNFMEQLKEDQNVIRSIDIGDFDHEDFKSARMVENLRWIGMSDRDLEKTFLEGYKTVPIENVSAVQKEEYELQGENSGHNSFNGFNETATNNFSIGFDNNTDGFSNSPSFEVYEKIEVNHGFFIATRQATKTFYHHVAPSRTLRIHRNLVTVHDFPIYNIEKSDSKSTITKDKTFLDNFVTRPWTTTMRTLVGMVAILQTFWVYIGECLESEEKGFKLEDKKGVYEEYCLVEKEEKKKVQDFKWDFHKQNEFPIGDKEEGKYCNVGVEKKWPNYLTLVVALSSIWLHHIIVPSF; encoded by the exons ATGGCACCTGTTTCATTGCCCCCAGGTTTTAGGTTTCATCCCACTGATGAAGAACTTGTGGTTTattatttgaaaagaaaaatcaatgcCAAGAAAATTGAACTTGAGATCATTCGTGATGTTGATCTTTACAAATGTGAGCCATGGGATTTACcag GGAAGTCCCTATTGCCTAGCAAAGATCTTGAATGGTATTTCTTCAGTCCCCGTGACCGTAAATATCCAAACGGATCAAGGACCAATAGGGCAACGAAAGCTGGATATTGGAAGGCCACCGGAAAGGACAGGAAAGTAAATTCACAGATGAGGCCAGTGGGGATGAAGAAAACATTGGTGTATTATAAGGGGAGAGCACCTCATGGAGCTCGAACTGATTGGGTTATGCATGAATATCGATTAGACGAACGAGAATGTGAAGTTGCAAATGGCTTGcag GATGCTTATGCACTTTGCCGTATAATCAAGAAGAGTTTGAACGGTCCGAAAATTGGGGACCATTATGGTAGGGCAACAAGTGATAGATCCTCTAGCATTGATCATGTTTATTCTGAGGGAAGATATGATCATCACGATATGGAGAGCTCTCATCATGAGTATGGATTAATGCCATCATCATCGCCAGCTACATCCATGGCTGTACATGGCTCTCCTATGAATATGAATAATATTGGTTCTGCTTCAAGTGATGATAAATGGATGCAATATTTGTCGAATGAAGCTTTTAGTTACAACAACAGTAGTCAGCCCATTCCAAGTTACGGAACTTTGCCATTTCCCCCACCCAAG GTTGATATAGCATTAGAGTGTGCAAGGTTGCAGCATAGGTTCACATTACCTCCATTGGAGATTCAAGACTTCCCTCAAGTTGGCTATGTTGATGCTAAGATTCCTCAATCAAATTTTATCCATCAAACCTCAAACCAAACCCAATTAGCTTCACAAAATCTAATCAATCAAGACTCATGGGGTGGAAATTCAAGTGGTCCCGTTGATGACTTCTCTTTTCTGATTCCTCCTAATAATAACCAAATCCCTCATGACTTGGATTCACTCAATTTCATGGAACAATTGAAGGAAGATCAGAATGTAATTAGGTCCATTGATATTGGAGATTTTGATCACGAGGACTTCAAATCTGCTAGAATGGTGGAAAATTTGAGATGGATAGGAATGTCAGACAGGGATCTTGAGAAG ACATTTCTGGAGGGTTATAAAACTGTTCCAATAGAAAATGTTTCAGCTGTCCAGAAAGAAGAATATGAGCTTCAAG GTGAAAACAGTGGTCACAACAGCTTCAATGGATTCAATGAAACTGCAACAAACAACTTCTCTATAGGATTTGACAACA ACACTGATGGTTTTTCGAATTCCCCAAGCTTTGAAGTGTATgaaaaaattgaagtgaatcatgGGTTTTTTATAGCTACCAGGCAAGCAACCAAGACATTCTATCATCACGTGGCACCTTCTAGGACACTTAGGATTCATAGAAACCTAGTAACAGTCCATGATTTtcctatatataatatagaaaAATCAGATTCAAAAAGTACTATTACTAAAGATAAAACATTTCTTGATAATTTTGTCACAAGACCATGGACAACAACTATGAGAACTTTGGTGGGTATGGTTGCAATTTTACAAACTTTTTGGGTCTACATTGGTGAATGCTTGGAATCGGAGGAAAAAGGTTTCAAATTAGAAGACAAGAAGGGTGTCTATGAAGAGTATTGCTTAGTAgaaaaggaggagaagaagaaagttCAAGATTTTAAATGggattttcataagcaaaatgaaTTCCCAATTGGTGACAAAGAAGAAGGGAAATATTGCAATGTGGGTGTGGAAAAGAAATGGCCTAATTATCTCACACTTGTAGTAGCTCTTTCTAGCATTTGGTTGCACCATATAATTGTCCCTtcattttga